The genomic segment TCGAAAGAGTTCCCCAGAGACTCACTGCCCTGACACAAAAACACCCCCAACAGGTATTCACCCGATCCCAGATGATACGTATGGAAAAAAATTTAAATGATGCGCATGAAAAACTGGTGCAAAATGTATTTGAAGTCTATCATGTTCTCCCAAATCAGATTGTAACAGGTGTCCAGTGTCCCAAGTGTGAAAGATATGGCATGATATGGAAAATGGGACAGTGGCACTGTCCCATATGCCATCATCGGTCAAAAACGGCGCACGCAGAAGCGCTGAAGCATTACGCTCTGTTATTCAAATCGACAATAACAAATCAGGAATGCCGGGCATTCCTGAGAATAGCATCAGAATCGGTTACGAGAAAAATGCTGCAAAAAATGAACTTGCCGGCAACTGGCAGTACGAAAGGGACCCTCTATCATCTCCCGACATGATTCCATTGATCACGCAGGGCCCTGGCGGCATTCAGCGTATCATCCTGTGACCAGATTGCCGATATCACAGCCACGCCGTCGATGTCGTTCGGGTCAATCTGGTTGAGCGTTGACCGGTCGATCCCCCCGATTCCGACAATCGGCAGGCCGACCGCCTGGCGAATGGCATGCAGCACATCGGCCGAGACGCGTGTCGCGTCCGACTTCGAGCGGGTGGGAAACAGGCTGCCTGCCCCAATATAATCTGCACCGTCCTTCTCTGCCCGGATGGCTTCCGCAACGGTTGAGGCCGAGACGCCGACGATTTTTTCACTGCCGACCAGCTGCCGGGCCTTGTCCGCCGGCAGGTCCTCCTGCCCGACGTGAACGCCGTCCGCGCCCGCAGCCAGGGCGATGTCCACCCGGTCATTGATAATCAGCGGCACATGGTAACGGTCGGCGAGGGCTTTCAGCTTACAGGCCACATCAAACATCGTTCTTGAGGACGTTGTCTTTTCCCGTAACTGGAGCAGGGTAACGCCGCCGCGCAGCGCCTCCTCGACTTTCTGAAAATATAAATCTGCTGCTTTCGGATCAAACGGCCCGGTTACAAGATACAGGGTATAATCAGGATTTGGCACGGACATCTTCAACACTCCCCTTTGAAAAGTCATGTGCATCAAGAGTCGAAAAGGCGTCAAACAGGCGTACTTTAAATGTGCCGATCCCGTCCGCGTCCGCAAGTAAGGCCTCCGCTTTTTCACCGGACAGCCCCATGGTCATGATCCCACAGACGGCCGCTTCCAGTCGGTCCTCGAGAACCCCGGCAAAGGCGGCGATCAGTGAGTCGGTCATACAACCGGTGCCGGTCACCGAAGCGAGCCGGGCGACTCCGTTATGCAGGATGAACGTCCGCCTGCCATCAGAGACCGCATCCGCGGCTCCGGTAATAGCAATCACTGAACCGAGACGCCGCGCGAGGTCACGGGCAATTTTCCCGGCATGATCCATCCTGTCACCGGCATCCACGCCCCGGGTCCGGGCCTTCATCCCGGCAAGCACCTTTATTTCCGACATATTGCCGCATATGATGTCGGGATGAACAGCATCGAGGATCCTGAACACGGTCTGCCTGCGAAATGGCGTGGCTCCGGCACCGACCGGATCAAACACGACCGGCACCTGACAACGGTTGGCGGATTGCCCGGCACGTATCATTGCCGTAATGGACATTTCGGTCAGCGTGCCGATATTCAGCACGAGGGCTGAGGCCTGGGCGGCCATGTCCGCCGTTTCGTCCGGACTGTCTGCCATAACGGGACTCGCGCCGACTGCGAGCGTGGCATTGGCACAGTCATTGATCGTTACCGCATTGGTAATGTGGTGAATCAGTGGGCGCTCCTCGCGAATTTTTAAAAAGCCGTGATACAATTTTTCTGCTGAGATCATTTCTGCAGCACCTCGCTTTCCGGATACCAGCGATAAAAATGATGAGTTGGCCCAAATCCATGGCCGAGCGAGAGGCTATGCTCGATAGCCCCCTGTACATAGTCCTTAGCCAGTCCGACAGCCTCTTTCAGCTTTTCGCCGCGCGCGAGGTAAGCGGCGATCGCTGAGGAGAGGGTGCACCCGGTCCCGTGGGTATTTTTCGTGTCAATATGCCGGCCTTCAAAGGTGTGAAACTGCCGGCCGTCATAGAAAATATCCACAGGTTCTTTGAGCAGATGTCCGCCCTTCACAAGCACACTTTTTGGTCCCATCTGAAAAATTTCCCGCGCCGCCTCGTGCATGCCGTCTATCGAGTCAATACGCCGGCCGACCAGTTTTGACGCTTCAAAAAGATTCGGCGTAACAACGGAAGCAAGCGGGAGAAGTCGGTCAGTCAGGGTCTTCCGAGCTTCCGGCTTCAGCAGGTCGTACCCGCTCTTTGAGACCATCACCGGATCAAGCACAATCCATCCCGGCTGATAAAAGCTGAGCTTTTCTGCAATCCGGTCAATCGCTCCACTGTTCGAGACCATACCGATTTTTACCGCACCGACCGGGATATCCTGAAAAACGGCATCCATCTGCTCACCGATTATTTTTGGTGAAAGATCCGCGACATCCCGCACGCCGAGTGTATTCTGTGCCGTCACGCTGACGATGGCGCTCATGCCAAAGACGCCGAGTGCGGAAAAGGTTTTCAGGTCGGCCTGAATGCCGGCACCGCCGCCGGAATCCGATCCGGCAATTGTTAAACCTGTTCTCATTTTCTAGCCCCCTTTAAAAAATGTGACAGACGTGGATTCAAAGCGAAAGTTTTCAACAGGACACAGGCGATGAGACTGCCGCAGGTCGTTGACAGAAGAAACGGAATGACGAAAAATCCGGCGGCCAGATCCTGCCCGAGGACGAACCGGGCAATCGGAAAGGAAACCAGGGCGCCGAGGATACCGGTTCCAAAAATTTCCCCGACGGCAGCGGCGAACGGACTTTTGAGCCAGATGAACATCAGTCCGGCAAGAAGCGCCCCGATCATGCTCCCCGGAAAAGCAAAAATCGATCCGGTTCCCAGAAGGTTACGCAGGAGCGAGATGGCAAACGCATTGCCCACGGTATAGAAGGGACCCAGAATCACAGCACCAAGTACGTTAAGAATATGCTGAACAGGAAAAATACGCGTGACACCGAGCGGGATGTAGAGTATATGACCCGCAAGTGTACCGACTGCGACAAGCAGTGCGGACAGGGTCATCTTGTAAAGCGGTTTCATAAAGATCACCTCCAGACAGGCCGCGAAAGCGGGCGGCCATGGAAAAATGAAGCATATTGCAGGCACCGCCAGAGACCACAAAGGACTTTCTCTAAACAAAAAACGCAGCCCAGTTACATCTGGTCTGCGTTTATCATCTGATTGAAGCATACTTCCCTACGCTGGCATCACCCAGATCAGGTTTAAAGGGTCAAAGACCTAGTGTCTTACTCTCAGCCGGCCGCCGGCTCCCCTAGTATAAGCATGAAATTGTTTACATATAAAACCTAACACAGCTCTTCGGTTTGTGCAATAGCTTCCTGATCACACATGCAGCGTATCGTCACCAGGCTGCCAGTTGGCCGGACACATGCCGCCGGTCTGCAGCGCCTGAAGAACACGCAGCGTTTCATCGACACTGCGGCCGATGTTGTTATCATTGACAACCGAGTAGCGCAGGTTGCCGCTGGGGTCAATGATAAACAGACCACGCAGGGCAACGCCTTCCTCTTCGATCAGAACGCCGTATTTTTCGGCTGCCTCATGGGTATGGTCGGCAGCGAGGCGGAAATTGATCTTACCGATTCCGCCCTCTTTGCGTGAAGTCTTCATCCACTGCTGATGGGTATAAATGGTATCGCAGGAGCAGCCGATAATGTCTGCGTTCAGTTTTTTGAAATCTTCATAGCGATCGCTGAACGCTGTAATTTCTGTCGGGCAGACAAAGGTAAAGTCCATTGGATAGAAAAAGAAAACCGTCCAAACGCCGTTCCTTATATTTTCCTCAAGATCCGCCTTTCCGAATGAACCGTCCGGATTGACGCAATCCAGTTTGAATTGCGGTGCCTTTGCACTGACTAATCGTTCCGCCATATGGAAAACCTCCTATATAAGATGCAGGGGTTGTTACACTCCCTGTATTCTGTTTTAGCACAAAAAAAAGCAGATGGACAACGATATGAAACCGTTCTGAACTGATTAAATTTTCATTATGTAAGAGATAATTCGGAATAAACGATTATCGAAAAAAGTATGGTTATTTTATGGAAACCGCGTTAAAATATTCACAAGGAAAGGTTTATTTTAGATTAAATTTATGTTACAGGAATATGACAAGCAGGTGATGGATGCGGACCCCGCCTCCGCCCGAGAAGTGCGGATATCACAGCATACGGGGCAGGTGACAGAAATAATGAGTCAAGTCGGTTTACAGGCGCTGATCAGTCTGTTCGTTCACATCGTTGTCTTCATTTTAACCTGGTGGGCCCTTCAGAGCCTGAAATTTGACCTTTTATTCAGACATCCGAAAAGTCTGCAGGCACGAATGCTGTATATTCTGCTGGCCCTCGCCGTCAGTTATCCGGTGGCCCGCTTCTTTCTGGACTACGTCAACTGGTCGATGACTTTGCCACAGATCTACGGCTAAAAGTGAAACAGATGTTGCAAGAGCGCGAAAAATAACGAAAAGTACCACGTATGCCCTTCTCTCTTGGCAGGCAATACTGAGAACAGGAGAGGGGCGCAAAACAATGAAGAAAAAAGTCCTGTGTATCATCTTTTTAAGTCTGCTCCTGCCGGCCTTTCCGGCAGGTGCTGAGAGCGTAAAGAAGGATATCGATCCGATTGACCGGGTGGCGCTGTTTGCTGAAACACTTGACAGGCAGGCGACGGTAACCGGGTGGAATGTTTATGCCCGCGAGCAGTATGCAGACCTGATGACTGAAACGGAATTCGCCCAAAGAATCGAACAAATCAGGGAAAAAGAGCCCGAATACGCGTGGCACATGGAGAAAAAGCAGCACGGCGTGATCAGCTGGACAGGATCGAAAGAAAAGTCCGGTCTGAAAACCCGTGTGTCTTATATGGCCTGGCCGGCTGGAAAGTTATACAGGATAGGTATTATTTACCAGTCCGGAGCGGGCGCATTCAGCCGCCCGCAATGGACAGAACAGGAGCGAAACATTCGCGATGATATCACAAAAATTTTCCTTTCGCAAGGGCATATTTTCTCTTGTGTCAGAGCCTATAGCAATGATAAAATGGAGTCTGGCTTACGCGAGGCCGGAAATGACTTTCTGAGGACTTTTTCCGCCGGCGCGACCGAGGCTTTTTACGAAAAAACCTTTGTATCAATTTCAGCATATACTAGGGCATGGAACGATAGCATAAATTCTGGAAATAAGAAAATGAACATTCAGGTTGCACTGCGGGATGACAGAGACCGGACTGTTATCACCGTCGGCACACCAATCATCACGCAGGAGTACTGATGATCAGATTCAGCATTCAACGCGGCACGGTTGTTCCGGATGAGCGAAGAGATATAAATGAACGCGGAGGGGAAAAGTTTTGGAGAAGATTATTGTTCACGGAGGCAGACGGCTATCCGGATCAGTTGAAATTGAAGGCGCTAAAAATGCCGTACTCCCGGTTATTGCCGCATCGATGCTGGCGAGTGAGGGAACAAGCAAAATATATAATGTACCGGAACTTGCTGATGTATACACAATTAATGAAGTTTTACGTTATTTAAACACGTCGGTTAATTATCAGAATAAGACCATCATGGTGAATGCCGCAGCAGAGCCCTATACAGAAGCCCCTTTTGAATATGTTCGGAAAATGCGGGCCTCATTCCTCGTCATGGGGCCGCTTCTGGCGCGGGTCGGGCATGCAAAAATTGCCCTGCCCGGCGGATGCGCGATCGGGTCCAGGCCGATCGATCAGCACCTGAAAGGCTTTGAAGCCATGGGGGCAAAAGTTCGTATCGGCAACGGCTCCATCGAAGCAGAGGTTGAAGGCAGACTCAGGGGAACCGTGATTTATCTCGACTTCCCGAGTGTCGGTGCCACGGAAAACATTATCATGGCCGCATCTCTCGCAGAAGGGGAAACCGTGCTTGAAAATGCCGCCTGTGAGCCGGAAATCGTCAACCTGGCTGAATATCTGAATGCCATGGGTGCCCGTGTCAGCGGGGCCGGAACCGGCAGAATCACAATTCATGGTGTGAAAAAATTGCATGGCGCGGAACACACGATCCTGCCTGACCGGATCGAAGCCGGCACGTATATGATCGCGGCAGCGATTACCGGCGGCAATGTGCTGATTAAAGATTCGGATATTAAAGACCTGCGTCCGCTGATTGCCAAACTGCGTGAAGCCGGTGTAGAAGTTAACGAAGAGCCGGAAGGAGTCCGGGTCATTGGTACGGACAGTCTGAAGGCCGTTGACATCAAGACCATGCCGCACCCCGGTTTCCCGACCGACCTTCAGCCGCAGTTCATGGCACTGATGCTGAAAGCAAAGGGGACATCCGTAATCACTGAAACTGTCTTTGAAAACCGTTTCATGCATGTCGAAGAATTTCGCCGCATGAATGCCTCGATTAAAATTGACGGACGTTCAGCCGTCATCAGCGGGGACTGTGACCTGCAGGGTGCCGAGGTGGCCGCAACAGATCTTCGGGCCGGGGCGGCGCTGGTCATTGCCGGACTGGCTGCCAGTGGCTATACCCGGGTTAGAAGATTGCACCACATTGATCGTGGTTATGTGGATCTGACCGGGAAACTTCGGGCGCTTGGCGCAGATATCGAGCGTGTCCGTCTCGGTGAAGATGGACAGCTGATCCCTGCAACGGCCGAAAGTGAATCACCGCAGCGCAGCGTCAAACCTAAATTTGCCTGAAATCCGGCTCATTAAAAGAACACCCGGGGCGACAGCAATCGCCCTTTTTTCATGTTTTAATTTGCTGAAAGATCAGTGAGGCTACATTATTTATTTCGGCCATCATGGCCGATTTTTTTATACCCTTCTCCGGAAGAAGCGGAAATTCCTTCCTGTCCCGCGAAAAAAAGCATAACCTGATAAAACGGAACATATCATGAACGCGGAACGTCAGGAGGCGGAATGGGCGGGTTGAAAAAAACCACTGCGCTCAATGAGGATTGTATGTCATTTGAATTTTTTTATACCCTTTTCATGACAGACCGGCGGGTTCTGTCTTCCGGTAAACAGGCATAGGATATCTAAAGAAAAGCTGGTGTTTCTTACAGCGGAACAAAATCCGACCACCGGAGGAGACCCATGAAAAAAATCGCCACACTGCTTATCATCTGCGCACTCGCCGTACTGATCATTCCTTCCGCGGTCGTCCTGCCCTTCTCCGGTCAATCGAAAGAACAGGTTCAGGACATTGCTGCCTCTCCGGCCAGCCGGTCCACAGAATCACAGACGGTGGCCCGGCCGCCGGCCATTACGGTTTCCGTTGTCCGTTCGGAAACAAAACATACGGAGCGCATCGTGCTCGATGATTATCTGATCGGTGTCGTCGGCTCGGAAATGCCGCCAAAATTCCGCCTGGAAGCTCTGAAAGCACAGGCGCTCGCCGCCCGCACCTACATCATGGCCCGGATCATGGATAATCCGGAGGCGAAGGTAAGCGACACGGTGGCCAATCAGGTGTACCACAGCACGGCAGAATTGAAACGCCTGTGGGGTAAGGATTACGCCTGGAAAATAAAAAAAGTGAAGCAGGCGGTCAGCGAAACGGAGAATCAGGTCATTACTTATCAGGGGAAACTGATTTCGCCTGTTTTTTTCTCAACAGCCAACGGCCGGACGGAAAACGCCAAAGATTACTGGTCGGGAGACGTTCCCTATCTGAGGTCTGTTGCAAGTCCCTGGGATCAGCTGTCGCCGAAATTTCACAATGAGAAAAAATTAAGCGTTGCCGAAGTGGAGCAGGCACTCGGCGTTTCACTGGGAAAACGCAATGCCGGGAAAACGCTTGAAAAAACAGAGACAGGTCGGGTGGCCCGATATCAGATTGGCGGCAAAACCTTCACAGGCCGGCAGATCCGGGAGAAGCTCCGGCTGAGCTCGACTGACTTCACCCTGAAAAGAAAAGGGAATACGGTGACAGCGCGTACCGTCGGCAGCGGGCATGGCGTCGGCATGAGCCAGTATGGGGCGGAAGGGATGGCCCGTGAAGGAAAGAAGGCCGCCCAGATCGTGACCTATTATTATCCGGGAACCCGGATCAGTAAGATGACGATTCGGCCGAAGGAGGCTCTTGTCCGGAAATAAAGTGAAACGTCAATCAGTGGGGGGGTCGACGCACAGGGACGTGCCCGTCCAGACGTTGCGACAGGGACGCCCATAGAGCGCCTCATCCGGAGTATCGACCCCCGCCAATGTGTTCGTGCAGGCGTACAGGCCGCCCTCGTTTTTAGTCTGCGCGCAATCCAAGCAAATCGTCGACCCCATCGGACTGCTGCGGGCCACCTGAGCATGCATAACCCTGGGGGTATGGCCCGCTTAGGCGGGATAAATCTCAGAAAATAGCTATTTTATCCGGCAAAAAGCAATTTTTTAAGAAAACAGGTATAGATCACCGGCAATCTGATCAGAATGATTGCTGAGGTGATATTAAGTGACAGAAAACAAAGACCAGAAGAAGCTGCAGGGAAAAGAACAGTCCGGCCTGCGCAGACTTGCCGGACGGCGATGGTTCTATCCCGCACTCTATCTGTGCGTGGCCTCTCTGATTCTGACCGGCATTCTCTTTTTTCAGATGAGAGGCGCCGATCAGGCGAAGGACACCGAAGAACAGAACCGTGTCGTTTTCAACCAGGATGATCCGTCCGCTCCGCTGAATGCGGGTGAAGAAGTCTTCGAATGGCCGGCCGCAAAAGCCGACACCGAAGTCATTCAGCCGTTCTATGATGCAGACGGGACCGAACAGGAACAGCAAGCCGCTCTCGTAAACTATGACAACACATACGCCCAAAATACAGGCATCAACATTGGTGCGAAAGATGAACAGGCTTTCGCGGTCAACGCGGCGATGAGCGGCAAAGTAACAGAAGCAAAGAAGGACAGCCTCCTCGGCTACACCGTGACACTGAAGCATAAGAACGGCGTTGAAACGCTTTACCAGAGTCTGACCTCACTCGACGTCAAACTGGGACAGGAAGTCAAGCAGGGTGAAACCCTCGGCACTGCCGGCACATCGGCATTTAACAAGCCGATGGGGGTTCACGCCCACTTCGAAATCCGTAAGAACGGCATTCCGGTAAACCCCGAAGTCTACATGGACAAGGCAGCATCGGAAGTTAAAGCAGTAACTGTCGGTGCTCAGAAGACTTCAGGTCAGCCGTCTGCCGCAGAAAAAACGAAGTTCGAAGAAAAGGCACCGGAAGCCCCGGCAAAAAAGGAAGCCCCGTCCAAATCCGAGGAAAAGGGCAAATCCGACAGCAGCAAGTCAATGGAAAACCGGTCTGAAGGCGAATCCATCGACCAGAGTGAAAACTGATCCCCTGAACACAAGTAAACACCAACATTCGGCGATACGCAGAACGCGTATCGCTTTTTTGCATTAATTCTACCAAAATGTTTGTAAATAGTTGATATCTTGACAAAAGTAAGGGATTATGTGAAAAAGGAGAGAATATACTTTCACATTGTCTTAGTTCTGTTCATGAGCAGCATAAACAAACTTACACAGCCTCAGTGCAGCCCGAGGAGGAATTGACTGTTGAATCAGGGGGCCTGGTGGATGCGGTAACATCCACTTTGCGTTCGACAGTAGAGAAGCAGATGAAACTGGATGATACAGACCGGAGAATACTGGATTGTCTGACTCAGGACGGAAGAATGTCATATGTCGACATTGGGAAAAAACTGAACC from the Sporolactobacillus sp. Y61 genome contains:
- the thiE gene encoding thiamine phosphate synthase, producing MSVPNPDYTLYLVTGPFDPKAADLYFQKVEEALRGGVTLLQLREKTTSSRTMFDVACKLKALADRYHVPLIINDRVDIALAAGADGVHVGQEDLPADKARQLVGSEKIVGVSASTVAEAIRAEKDGADYIGAGSLFPTRSKSDATRVSADVLHAIRQAVGLPIVGIGGIDRSTLNQIDPNDIDGVAVISAIWSQDDTLNAARALRDQWNHVGR
- the thiW gene encoding energy coupling factor transporter S component ThiW: MKPLYKMTLSALLVAVGTLAGHILYIPLGVTRIFPVQHILNVLGAVILGPFYTVGNAFAISLLRNLLGTGSIFAFPGSMIGALLAGLMFIWLKSPFAAAVGEIFGTGILGALVSFPIARFVLGQDLAAGFFVIPFLLSTTCGSLIACVLLKTFALNPRLSHFLKGARK
- the spoIID gene encoding stage II sporulation protein D, with the protein product MKKIATLLIICALAVLIIPSAVVLPFSGQSKEQVQDIAASPASRSTESQTVARPPAITVSVVRSETKHTERIVLDDYLIGVVGSEMPPKFRLEALKAQALAARTYIMARIMDNPEAKVSDTVANQVYHSTAELKRLWGKDYAWKIKKVKQAVSETENQVITYQGKLISPVFFSTANGRTENAKDYWSGDVPYLRSVASPWDQLSPKFHNEKKLSVAEVEQALGVSLGKRNAGKTLEKTETGRVARYQIGGKTFTGRQIREKLRLSSTDFTLKRKGNTVTARTVGSGHGVGMSQYGAEGMAREGKKAAQIVTYYYPGTRISKMTIRPKEALVRK
- the thiD gene encoding bifunctional hydroxymethylpyrimidine kinase/phosphomethylpyrimidine kinase; its protein translation is MRTGLTIAGSDSGGGAGIQADLKTFSALGVFGMSAIVSVTAQNTLGVRDVADLSPKIIGEQMDAVFQDIPVGAVKIGMVSNSGAIDRIAEKLSFYQPGWIVLDPVMVSKSGYDLLKPEARKTLTDRLLPLASVVTPNLFEASKLVGRRIDSIDGMHEAAREIFQMGPKSVLVKGGHLLKEPVDIFYDGRQFHTFEGRHIDTKNTHGTGCTLSSAIAAYLARGEKLKEAVGLAKDYVQGAIEHSLSLGHGFGPTHHFYRWYPESEVLQK
- a CDS encoding YwmB family TATA-box binding protein; protein product: MKKKVLCIIFLSLLLPAFPAGAESVKKDIDPIDRVALFAETLDRQATVTGWNVYAREQYADLMTETEFAQRIEQIREKEPEYAWHMEKKQHGVISWTGSKEKSGLKTRVSYMAWPAGKLYRIGIIYQSGAGAFSRPQWTEQERNIRDDITKIFLSQGHIFSCVRAYSNDKMESGLREAGNDFLRTFSAGATEAFYEKTFVSISAYTRAWNDSINSGNKKMNIQVALRDDRDRTVITVGTPIITQEY
- a CDS encoding peroxiredoxin; amino-acid sequence: MAERLVSAKAPQFKLDCVNPDGSFGKADLEENIRNGVWTVFFFYPMDFTFVCPTEITAFSDRYEDFKKLNADIIGCSCDTIYTHQQWMKTSRKEGGIGKINFRLAADHTHEAAEKYGVLIEEEGVALRGLFIIDPSGNLRYSVVNDNNIGRSVDETLRVLQALQTGGMCPANWQPGDDTLHV
- a CDS encoding DUF1146 family protein — its product is MSQVGLQALISLFVHIVVFILTWWALQSLKFDLLFRHPKSLQARMLYILLALAVSYPVARFFLDYVNWSMTLPQIYG
- a CDS encoding M23 family metallopeptidase; this translates as MTENKDQKKLQGKEQSGLRRLAGRRWFYPALYLCVASLILTGILFFQMRGADQAKDTEEQNRVVFNQDDPSAPLNAGEEVFEWPAAKADTEVIQPFYDADGTEQEQQAALVNYDNTYAQNTGINIGAKDEQAFAVNAAMSGKVTEAKKDSLLGYTVTLKHKNGVETLYQSLTSLDVKLGQEVKQGETLGTAGTSAFNKPMGVHAHFEIRKNGIPVNPEVYMDKAASEVKAVTVGAQKTSGQPSAAEKTKFEEKAPEAPAKKEAPSKSEEKGKSDSSKSMENRSEGESIDQSEN
- the thiM gene encoding hydroxyethylthiazole kinase, with translation MISAEKLYHGFLKIREERPLIHHITNAVTINDCANATLAVGASPVMADSPDETADMAAQASALVLNIGTLTEMSITAMIRAGQSANRCQVPVVFDPVGAGATPFRRQTVFRILDAVHPDIICGNMSEIKVLAGMKARTRGVDAGDRMDHAGKIARDLARRLGSVIAITGAADAVSDGRRTFILHNGVARLASVTGTGCMTDSLIAAFAGVLEDRLEAAVCGIMTMGLSGEKAEALLADADGIGTFKVRLFDAFSTLDAHDFSKGSVEDVRAKS
- the murA gene encoding UDP-N-acetylglucosamine 1-carboxyvinyltransferase yields the protein MEKIIVHGGRRLSGSVEIEGAKNAVLPVIAASMLASEGTSKIYNVPELADVYTINEVLRYLNTSVNYQNKTIMVNAAAEPYTEAPFEYVRKMRASFLVMGPLLARVGHAKIALPGGCAIGSRPIDQHLKGFEAMGAKVRIGNGSIEAEVEGRLRGTVIYLDFPSVGATENIIMAASLAEGETVLENAACEPEIVNLAEYLNAMGARVSGAGTGRITIHGVKKLHGAEHTILPDRIEAGTYMIAAAITGGNVLIKDSDIKDLRPLIAKLREAGVEVNEEPEGVRVIGTDSLKAVDIKTMPHPGFPTDLQPQFMALMLKAKGTSVITETVFENRFMHVEEFRRMNASIKIDGRSAVISGDCDLQGAEVAATDLRAGAALVIAGLAASGYTRVRRLHHIDRGYVDLTGKLRALGADIERVRLGEDGQLIPATAESESPQRSVKPKFA